One part of the Tolypothrix sp. NIES-4075 genome encodes these proteins:
- a CDS encoding serine hydrolase — MIFFNQDEQLENLGLGILEATWAQFPTLARNQIALTWIVYDPPVLVNTGGALTPDAFWTHSIRGFTYRGVERIYPASVVKLFYMVAVNEWLEKQMLQTSKELERATRDMIVDSSNDGTSLVIDMLSGTTSGPELSAGPFETWKHQRNIVNRYLKSLGWEELDTINVCQKTWGDGPYGRERAFYGEMLENRNMLTTNATARLLHSIVGGVAVSSGRSLFMMALLKRSLKKEDLPTDVEEDQITGFLGGGLPENAQIWSKAGWTSQVRHDAAYIELQDLRPYLLVVFTEGKAHAKSREILPFISKHFAEAISSLG, encoded by the coding sequence ATGATTTTTTTTAATCAAGACGAACAACTAGAAAATCTCGGCTTAGGCATTTTAGAGGCAACTTGGGCACAATTTCCCACTTTAGCCCGTAACCAAATTGCTCTAACTTGGATTGTCTACGATCCGCCGGTACTAGTAAATACTGGTGGTGCTTTAACTCCAGATGCTTTTTGGACCCATTCTATACGTGGTTTTACTTATCGCGGTGTTGAACGAATTTATCCTGCGAGTGTCGTCAAGCTGTTTTACATGGTAGCGGTAAACGAATGGCTGGAAAAACAGATGCTTCAGACTTCCAAGGAATTGGAAAGAGCCACGCGAGATATGATAGTTGATTCTAGCAATGATGGTACCAGCTTAGTTATAGATATGCTGAGTGGAACCACTTCCGGACCCGAATTATCAGCCGGACCATTTGAAACTTGGAAGCATCAACGCAATATCGTTAACCGTTATCTCAAGTCTTTGGGCTGGGAAGAATTAGACACAATTAACGTCTGTCAAAAAACTTGGGGTGATGGTCCTTATGGACGGGAACGGGCATTTTATGGAGAAATGCTGGAGAATCGCAACATGCTGACGACAAATGCCACCGCCAGATTATTGCATAGTATTGTCGGTGGAGTGGCAGTGTCAAGTGGGCGATCGCTCTTCATGATGGCTTTACTCAAACGCAGTCTCAAAAAAGAAGATTTACCAACAGACGTTGAAGAAGACCAAATTACAGGCTTTTTAGGTGGTGGACTTCCCGAAAACGCGCAAATTTGGTCAAAAGCGGGTTGGACGAGTCAAGTTCGTCATGATGCAGCTTACATCGAGTTACAAGATTTGCGTCCCTACCTTTTAGTAGTATTTACAGAAGGCAAAGCACACGCAAAAAGCCGCGAAATTTTGCCTTTTATTTCCAAGCATTTTGCGGAAGCTATTAGCAGTTTGGGATAG
- a CDS encoding C40 family peptidase produces the protein MPFNLKSQIQNSESGEYQCLADLNLYDSPECTRLATQAAVGRHLRITSNVETQVIASLQVCLCEDDYPGWISPTDLSLLQSATVLYEATAFSQSQIKKLLAEVIVFTQKAMQQANYYLWGGTVAPNYDCSGLMQAAFASVGIWIPRDAYQQEEFTQPISTAELEAGDLVFFGTPEKATHVGLYLADGYYIHSSGKDKGRNGIAIDCLTEQGDAVSQSYYQQLRGAGRVVKSYEPRRSVRSASPTGEGREGI, from the coding sequence ATGCCCTTTAATCTAAAATCCCAAATCCAAAATTCCGAATCGGGTGAGTATCAGTGTCTTGCTGACCTGAACTTATATGATTCTCCTGAATGTACGCGCTTGGCAACTCAAGCCGCAGTAGGGCGACATTTGCGGATAACATCAAATGTAGAGACACAGGTTATCGCGTCTTTACAAGTCTGTTTGTGTGAGGACGATTATCCAGGATGGATATCGCCGACAGATTTGAGTTTATTACAATCTGCTACTGTACTTTATGAAGCTACTGCTTTTTCTCAATCTCAGATAAAAAAACTGCTCGCAGAGGTAATTGTTTTTACGCAAAAAGCGATGCAACAAGCAAATTATTACCTCTGGGGTGGTACCGTAGCGCCAAATTATGATTGTTCGGGGTTGATGCAAGCGGCTTTTGCTTCGGTGGGTATTTGGATACCTAGAGACGCTTATCAGCAAGAAGAATTTACTCAGCCAATTAGTACCGCAGAACTAGAAGCGGGGGATTTGGTATTTTTTGGCACTCCCGAAAAAGCTACTCACGTCGGGCTTTATTTGGCTGATGGTTATTACATCCATAGTTCCGGCAAAGATAAGGGACGAAATGGTATTGCAATTGACTGTTTGACGGAACAGGGAGATGCAGTTAGTCAGTCATATTATCAACAATTGCGAGGTGCTGGTAGGGTTGTGAAGAGTTACGAACCGCGAAGAAGCGTTCGCTCCGCGTCTCCGACAGGAGAAGGACGCGAAGGTATATGA